From Streptomyces qinzhouensis, one genomic window encodes:
- a CDS encoding acyl-CoA dehydrogenase family protein codes for MAGSADFDLYRPSEEHDMLRDAVRSLSEAKIAPFAADVDEQARFPQEALDALVANDLHAVHVPETYGGAGADALATVIVIEEVARVCVSSSLIPAVNKLGSLPVILAGSEELKAKYLGPLAKGDAMFSYCLSEPDAGSDAAGMKTRAVRDGDHWILNGVKRWITNAGVSEYYTVMAVTDPEKRSKGISAFVVEKSDEGVSFGAPERKLGIKGSPTREVYLDNVRIPADRMIGEEGTGFATAMKTLDHTRITIAAQALGVAQGALDYAKGYVRERKQFGKPIGDFQGVQFMLADMAMKLEAARQLTYSAAAKSERLDGDLTFFGAAAKCFASDVAMEVTTDAVQLLGGYGYTRDYPLERMMRDAKITQIYEGTNQIQRIVMARNLP; via the coding sequence GTGGCCGGATCGGCTGATTTCGACCTGTACCGCCCGTCCGAGGAGCACGACATGCTCCGTGACGCCGTCCGCTCCCTCTCCGAGGCGAAGATCGCCCCGTTCGCCGCCGACGTCGACGAGCAGGCCCGTTTCCCCCAGGAGGCCCTCGACGCGCTGGTCGCCAACGACCTCCACGCCGTCCATGTCCCCGAGACCTACGGCGGCGCCGGCGCCGACGCCCTCGCCACGGTGATCGTGATCGAGGAGGTCGCCCGGGTCTGTGTCTCCTCCTCCCTCATCCCGGCCGTCAACAAGCTCGGCTCCCTCCCGGTGATCCTCGCCGGCTCCGAGGAGCTGAAGGCGAAGTACCTCGGCCCGCTGGCCAAGGGCGACGCGATGTTCTCGTACTGCCTCTCGGAGCCGGACGCGGGCTCCGACGCGGCCGGGATGAAGACCCGCGCGGTCCGCGACGGCGACCACTGGATCCTCAACGGCGTCAAGCGCTGGATCACCAACGCGGGCGTCTCCGAGTACTACACGGTCATGGCCGTCACCGATCCCGAGAAGCGGTCGAAGGGCATCTCCGCCTTCGTCGTCGAGAAGTCCGACGAGGGCGTCTCCTTCGGCGCCCCGGAGCGGAAGCTCGGCATCAAGGGCTCCCCGACCCGGGAGGTCTACCTCGACAACGTCCGCATCCCCGCCGACCGCATGATCGGCGAGGAGGGCACCGGGTTCGCCACCGCGATGAAGACCCTGGACCACACCCGTATCACCATCGCCGCCCAGGCCCTCGGCGTCGCCCAGGGCGCCCTCGACTACGCCAAGGGCTATGTCCGCGAGCGCAAGCAGTTCGGCAAGCCGATCGGCGACTTCCAGGGCGTGCAGTTCATGCTGGCCGATATGGCCATGAAGCTGGAGGCCGCCCGCCAGCTGACCTACTCCGCCGCCGCCAAGTCCGAACGGCTCGACGGCGACCTCACCTTCTTCGGCGCCGCGGCCAAGTGCTTCGCCTCCGATGTCGCCATGGAGGTCACCACGGACGCGGTCCAGCTCCTCGGCGGCTACGGCTACACCCGCGACTATCCGCTGGAGCGGATGATGCGCGACGCCAAGATCACCCAGATTTATGAAGGTACGAACCAGATCCAGCGGATCGTCATGGCGAGGAACCTTCCGTAG
- a CDS encoding UDP-glucose dehydrogenase family protein yields the protein MALKITVIGTGYLGATHAAAMAELGFEVLGLDIVPEKIAMLSAGRVPMYEPGLEELLARHVVGIEGSSGRLRFTTSWAEAGAFGDIHFVCVNTPQKHGEYACDMSFVDAAFSSLAPHLTGPALVVGKSTVPVGSAARLAGLLRELAPGEVELAWNPEFLREGFAVADTLHPDRIVVGVESERAEKLLREVYATPVSEGSPFVVTDFPTAELVKTAANSFLATKISFINAMAEVCEAAGGDVVKLAEAIGHDDRIGKKFLRAGIGFGGGCLPKDIRAFMARAGELGADQALTFLREVDSVNMRRRSHMVELAREAVGGSFLGKRVAVLGATFKPDSDDVRDSPALNVAGQIHLQGGQVTVYDPKGMANARVLFPTLGYADSALATVRGADVVLHLTEWAEFRELDPAELGAAVASRIVLDGRNALDGAAWREAGWTYRAMGRPTA from the coding sequence ATGGCCCTCAAGATCACCGTGATCGGAACCGGCTACCTCGGCGCCACGCATGCCGCGGCCATGGCCGAACTCGGTTTCGAGGTCCTCGGGCTCGATATCGTCCCCGAGAAGATCGCGATGCTCTCGGCCGGCCGGGTGCCGATGTACGAGCCCGGTCTCGAAGAGCTGCTGGCCCGGCATGTCGTGGGCATCGAGGGGTCCAGCGGCCGGCTGCGCTTCACCACCTCCTGGGCGGAGGCGGGCGCCTTCGGTGATATCCACTTCGTCTGTGTGAACACCCCGCAGAAGCACGGCGAGTACGCCTGTGACATGAGCTTCGTGGATGCCGCGTTCTCCTCTCTCGCCCCGCATCTGACCGGCCCGGCGCTGGTCGTCGGCAAGTCGACGGTGCCGGTCGGCAGCGCCGCCCGGCTCGCCGGACTGCTGCGGGAGCTGGCGCCCGGTGAGGTCGAACTGGCCTGGAACCCCGAGTTCCTGCGGGAGGGCTTCGCCGTCGCGGACACCCTTCACCCGGACCGGATCGTGGTGGGCGTCGAGAGCGAGCGGGCCGAGAAGCTGCTGCGGGAGGTGTACGCCACACCGGTCTCGGAGGGCTCGCCCTTCGTCGTCACCGACTTCCCGACCGCCGAGCTGGTGAAGACCGCGGCGAACTCCTTCCTGGCGACCAAGATCTCCTTCATCAACGCGATGGCCGAGGTCTGCGAGGCCGCGGGCGGCGATGTCGTGAAGCTGGCCGAGGCGATCGGGCACGACGACCGGATCGGGAAGAAGTTCCTGCGGGCCGGGATCGGCTTCGGCGGCGGCTGTCTGCCGAAGGACATCCGCGCCTTCATGGCCCGCGCGGGCGAGCTCGGCGCCGACCAGGCGCTGACCTTCCTGCGCGAGGTCGACTCCGTCAATATGCGCCGCCGCTCCCATATGGTCGAGCTGGCCCGGGAGGCGGTCGGCGGATCCTTCCTCGGCAAGCGGGTCGCGGTCCTCGGCGCCACGTTCAAGCCGGACTCGGACGATGTCCGGGACTCCCCCGCGCTCAATGTCGCCGGCCAGATCCACCTCCAGGGCGGCCAGGTCACGGTCTACGACCCCAAGGGCATGGCCAACGCCCGGGTGCTGTTCCCGACGCTCGGGTACGCGGACTCCGCGCTCGCCACGGTCCGCGGCGCGGATGTGGTCCTCCATCTGACGGAGTGGGCCGAGTTCCGCGAGCTGGACCCGGCGGAGCTGGGTGCGGCCGTCGCGAGCCGGATCGTCCTCGACGGCCGCAACGCCCTGGACGGGGCGGCCTGGCGCGAGGCCGGCTGGACCTACCGGGCCATGGGCCGCCCGACCGCGTAG
- a CDS encoding CGNR zinc finger domain-containing protein produces MNEREPAPGGLALIEALVNTVDFEAGTDTLDTPEGRARFDLAPGDVPAARALREALRSALTAHAGHTVPGGPSPAELGVLLAVAPLAVTVTGDGAAALTPVPSPAPDLTRRVARAIAESLIAGGWQRLKCCEAATCRWAYYDRSPAARGRWCSMSVCGARAKMRAYRARAAARPGA; encoded by the coding sequence ATGAACGAGAGGGAACCCGCGCCCGGCGGTCTCGCGCTGATCGAAGCGCTGGTGAACACCGTCGACTTCGAAGCCGGGACGGACACCCTGGACACCCCGGAAGGACGCGCCCGCTTCGATCTGGCCCCCGGGGACGTCCCCGCCGCCCGCGCACTGCGCGAGGCGCTCCGCTCCGCCCTGACGGCCCACGCGGGCCATACCGTCCCCGGCGGCCCGTCCCCTGCGGAACTGGGCGTGCTGCTCGCCGTCGCACCGCTCGCGGTCACGGTCACCGGCGACGGCGCCGCGGCGCTGACGCCCGTGCCGTCCCCGGCCCCCGACCTGACCCGCAGGGTGGCCCGGGCGATCGCCGAGTCCCTGATCGCCGGCGGCTGGCAGCGTCTGAAGTGCTGCGAGGCCGCGACCTGCCGCTGGGCCTACTACGACCGCAGCCCGGCGGCCCGCGGCCGCTGGTGCTCGATGTCGGTCTGCGGCGCCCGCGCCAAGATGCGCGCGTACCGCGCCAGGGCCGCGGCGCGGCCGGGAGCCTGA
- a CDS encoding VOC family protein, with the protein MSIATVHMITVDCSDPAALGRFYQAVLGGELKVEDDEWAVLRPVGAGPALGFQAVPGYAPPSWPGVPAQTHLDLHVEDPEAAEKEVLALGATLLENRPENRWRVYADPAGHPFCLGF; encoded by the coding sequence ATGAGCATCGCCACCGTCCATATGATCACCGTCGACTGTTCCGACCCGGCCGCGCTCGGCCGCTTCTACCAGGCAGTCCTCGGCGGTGAGCTGAAGGTGGAGGACGACGAGTGGGCGGTGCTGCGGCCCGTCGGAGCGGGCCCGGCGCTGGGCTTCCAGGCCGTGCCCGGCTATGCGCCGCCGAGCTGGCCCGGTGTGCCCGCGCAGACGCATCTCGACCTCCATGTCGAGGATCCCGAGGCCGCGGAGAAGGAGGTCCTGGCCCTGGGCGCGACCCTGCTGGAGAACCGCCCGGAGAACCGCTGGCGGGTGTACGCCGATCCGGCCGGGCACCCCTTCTGCCTCGGCTTCTGA
- a CDS encoding dipeptidase, whose amino-acid sequence MEPDSPTDEQSARARAILAAHPVVDGHNDLPWALREQVRYDLDRLGIDTDRTGLLHTDIPRLRSGGVGAQFWSVYVPSSLTGDGAVSATLEQIDSVRQLLDRYPADLAPAATADEVEKARAEGRIASLMGAEGGHSINNSLATLRALHALGVRYMTLTHNDNNDWADSATDTPAHGGLTAFGHEVVREMNRCGMLVDLSHVAPSTMRAALSTTTAPVVFSHSSARAVCDHPRNIPDDVLELLPANGGVAMVTFVPKFVLQAAVDWTAAADENLRAHGLHHLDTTPAAMRLHAAFEDARPRPVATAATVADHLDHMRETAGVDHIGIGGDYDGTAFTPAGLDDVSGYPNLIAELLRRRWSEAEIAKLTWGNAVRVLRDAEAVARAESSRRGPSNATITELDG is encoded by the coding sequence ATGGAACCTGATTCCCCCACCGACGAACAGTCGGCCCGGGCGCGGGCGATCCTCGCCGCCCATCCCGTCGTCGACGGCCACAACGACCTGCCCTGGGCGCTGCGCGAGCAGGTCCGCTACGACCTCGACCGGCTCGGCATCGACACCGACCGAACCGGTCTGCTGCACACCGACATCCCCCGGCTGCGGTCCGGCGGCGTCGGCGCGCAGTTCTGGTCGGTGTACGTCCCCTCGTCGCTCACCGGCGACGGCGCGGTGAGCGCGACCCTGGAGCAGATCGACTCCGTACGGCAGCTCCTCGACCGCTATCCGGCCGATCTGGCGCCCGCGGCCACCGCCGACGAGGTCGAGAAGGCCCGCGCCGAGGGCCGGATCGCCTCCCTGATGGGCGCCGAGGGCGGCCACTCCATCAACAACTCCCTCGCCACCCTGCGCGCGCTCCACGCCCTCGGCGTGCGCTATATGACCCTCACCCACAACGACAACAACGACTGGGCGGACTCGGCGACCGACACCCCCGCCCACGGCGGCCTCACCGCCTTCGGCCACGAGGTCGTCCGGGAGATGAACCGCTGCGGGATGCTGGTCGACCTCTCCCATGTCGCCCCGTCGACCATGCGGGCGGCGCTGTCCACCACGACCGCGCCCGTCGTCTTCTCCCACTCCTCCGCACGGGCCGTCTGCGACCATCCGCGCAATATCCCGGACGACGTCCTGGAGCTGCTGCCGGCCAACGGGGGCGTGGCGATGGTGACCTTCGTCCCCAAGTTCGTGCTCCAGGCCGCCGTCGACTGGACCGCCGCGGCCGACGAGAACCTCCGGGCGCACGGCCTCCACCACCTCGACACCACGCCCGCGGCGATGCGGCTGCACGCCGCCTTCGAGGACGCCCGTCCGCGCCCGGTCGCCACCGCGGCCACCGTCGCCGACCATCTCGACCATATGCGCGAGACGGCGGGCGTCGACCATATCGGCATCGGCGGCGACTACGACGGCACGGCCTTCACCCCGGCCGGGCTCGACGATGTCTCCGGCTATCCGAATCTGATCGCCGAACTCCTCCGCCGCCGCTGGTCGGAGGCCGAGATCGCCAAGCTGACCTGGGGCAACGCGGTACGGGTGCTCCGGGACGCGGAGGCGGTGGCCCGGGCGGAGAGCTCCCGCCGCGGCCCGTCGAACGCGACGATCACCGAGCTGGACGGCTGA
- the purE gene encoding 5-(carboxyamino)imidazole ribonucleotide mutase, producing MSSTTPLVGIVMGSDSDWPVMEAAAQVLTEFEVPYEVDVVSAHRMPHEMVAYGEGADARGLKVIIAGAGGAAHLPGMLASVTPLPVIGVPVPLKYLDGMDSLLSIVQMPAGVPVATVSVAGARNAGLLAARILGTGDPELLGRMRDFQTELNHQATEKGKRLRAKVEGNGAFGFGK from the coding sequence ATGAGCAGCACCACCCCGCTGGTTGGCATCGTCATGGGCTCCGACTCCGACTGGCCCGTGATGGAGGCCGCGGCCCAGGTCCTGACCGAGTTCGAGGTGCCGTACGAGGTCGACGTGGTCTCCGCGCACCGGATGCCGCACGAGATGGTCGCGTACGGCGAGGGCGCCGACGCCCGCGGCCTGAAGGTGATCATCGCGGGGGCCGGGGGAGCCGCCCATCTCCCCGGCATGCTGGCCTCCGTCACCCCGCTCCCGGTCATCGGCGTGCCCGTGCCGCTGAAGTACCTCGACGGGATGGACTCCCTGCTCTCCATCGTCCAGATGCCCGCCGGCGTCCCGGTCGCCACCGTCTCGGTCGCCGGCGCCCGCAACGCCGGACTGCTCGCCGCCCGGATCCTCGGCACCGGCGACCCCGAACTGCTCGGCCGGATGCGCGACTTCCAGACCGAGCTGAACCACCAGGCCACCGAGAAGGGCAAGCGACTGCGCGCCAAGGTCGAGGGCAACGGCGCCTTCGGCTTCGGCAAGTAG
- a CDS encoding 5-(carboxyamino)imidazole ribonucleotide synthase codes for MTFPVVGMVGGGQLARMTHEAGIPLGIRFKLLSDTPQDSAAQVVSDVVIGDYRDLATLRAFARGCDVITFDHEHVPVEHLRALEADGIPVRPGPAALVHAQDKGVMRARLGELGVPCPRNRIVADPADVTAFAAEGDGYPVILKTVRGGYDGKGVWVVRTEAEAAPPFAAGVPVLAEEKVDFVRELAANVVRSPHGQAVAYPVVESTQVDGVCDTVVAPAPGLGETLAGEAQRLALRIAAELGVVGHLAVELFETADGRVLVNELAMRPHNSGHWTQDGAVTSQFANHVRAVLDLPLGDPRPRARWTVMCNVLGGDYPDMYQAYLHCMARDPQLKIHMYGKDVKPGRKVGHVNTYGDDLAEVTERARHAADYLRGTITE; via the coding sequence GTGACGTTCCCGGTAGTCGGCATGGTCGGCGGCGGTCAGCTCGCCCGTATGACCCACGAGGCGGGCATCCCCCTCGGTATCCGTTTCAAGCTCCTCAGTGACACTCCGCAGGATTCCGCGGCCCAGGTGGTCAGCGATGTCGTCATAGGCGACTATCGCGATCTCGCCACCCTCCGCGCGTTCGCCCGCGGCTGCGATGTGATCACCTTCGATCACGAGCATGTCCCGGTCGAGCATCTGCGCGCCCTGGAGGCGGACGGCATTCCCGTCCGCCCCGGACCCGCGGCGCTCGTCCACGCCCAGGACAAGGGGGTGATGCGGGCCCGCCTCGGCGAACTGGGCGTGCCCTGTCCCCGTAACCGCATCGTCGCCGACCCCGCCGACGTGACCGCCTTCGCGGCCGAGGGCGACGGCTATCCCGTGATCCTCAAGACCGTCCGCGGCGGCTACGACGGCAAGGGCGTCTGGGTCGTCCGTACGGAGGCGGAGGCGGCCCCGCCGTTCGCCGCCGGGGTCCCCGTACTCGCGGAGGAGAAGGTCGACTTCGTCCGCGAGCTGGCGGCGAATGTGGTCCGCTCCCCGCACGGCCAGGCCGTCGCCTATCCCGTCGTGGAGTCCACCCAGGTCGACGGCGTCTGCGACACGGTCGTCGCGCCCGCCCCCGGTCTCGGCGAGACCCTCGCGGGTGAGGCCCAGCGGCTGGCCCTGCGGATCGCGGCCGAACTCGGCGTCGTCGGCCATCTCGCGGTGGAGCTGTTCGAGACCGCCGACGGCCGGGTCCTCGTCAACGAGCTGGCCATGCGGCCCCACAACTCCGGCCACTGGACCCAGGACGGCGCGGTCACCTCCCAGTTCGCCAACCATGTCCGGGCCGTACTCGACCTGCCGCTGGGCGACCCCCGCCCCCGCGCGCGGTGGACCGTGATGTGCAATGTGCTGGGCGGCGACTACCCGGACATGTACCAGGCGTATCTGCACTGCATGGCCCGCGACCCGCAGCTCAAGATCCACATGTACGGCAAGGACGTCAAGCCCGGCCGGAAGGTGGGGCACGTCAACACCTACGGCGACGACCTCGCGGAGGTCACCGAGCGCGCCCGCCACGCGGCCGACTATCTCAGAGGAACGATCACCGAATGA
- a CDS encoding GtrA family protein, producing the protein MGERGGALRGQLHQLVREVAKFGAVGGVGVLVNLAVFNLVRQTTEIPVVRASIIATVVAIAFNYVGFRYFTYRDRDKTGRTRELSLFLLFSVIGLVIENGILYAATYGFDWDSPLQSNFFKFFGIGVATMFRFWSYRTWVFRHQPEQPEAVAAGESPTGVETVLPTPPGVRSAAPGRSSADQLAPPRR; encoded by the coding sequence ATGGGTGAACGCGGCGGAGCGTTGCGTGGACAGCTGCACCAACTGGTGCGCGAGGTCGCCAAGTTCGGGGCGGTCGGGGGGGTCGGGGTCCTGGTCAACCTGGCGGTCTTCAACCTCGTCCGGCAGACCACCGAGATCCCGGTGGTCCGGGCGTCGATCATCGCCACGGTGGTCGCCATCGCCTTCAACTACGTGGGGTTCCGCTACTTCACGTACCGCGACCGCGACAAGACCGGGCGGACCCGGGAGCTCTCGCTCTTCCTGCTGTTCAGCGTGATCGGTCTGGTCATCGAGAACGGCATTCTCTACGCGGCGACGTACGGCTTCGACTGGGACAGCCCGCTCCAGAGCAACTTCTTCAAGTTCTTCGGCATCGGGGTCGCGACGATGTTCCGCTTCTGGTCGTACCGGACCTGGGTCTTCCGGCACCAGCCGGAGCAGCCGGAGGCCGTGGCCGCGGGGGAGTCTCCGACGGGCGTGGAGACGGTGCTGCCGACGCCTCCGGGTGTCCGGTCGGCCGCGCCGGGACGATCCTCCGCGGACCAGTTGGCGCCACCGCGGCGCTGA
- a CDS encoding ATP-binding protein, producing MRRRLINSTLAVVLVVIGVFGISLVLVETRTITSTAEQSVEAEAVQLVSFLDSKLVEQQEVTPQIVEEQSRIERYAVIELSGQKPFAVGKKPSGRVIRAEVSGEHGQSVTVEEPYSAVYEEVGRTLLIIGAVALLAVVAAVVLAVRQADRLASPLTDLAETAERLGSGDPRPRHRRYGVPELDRVADVLDSSAERIARMLTAERRLAADASHQLRTPLTALSMRLEEISATDDPETVKEEASIALTQVERLTDVVERLLTNARDPREGSALAFDLDEVVKQQIEEWRPAYRSAGRAVVRSGRPGMRAVGTPGAVAQVLAALIENSLMHGGGTVAIRTRVVGNQAVIEVTDEGPGVPADLGARIFERTISGRNSTGIGLAVARDLAEADGGRLELLQQHPPVFALFLSRVARKQEDEPPTVR from the coding sequence GTGCGTCGACGACTGATCAATTCGACCCTCGCCGTCGTCCTCGTCGTCATCGGCGTCTTCGGTATCTCCCTCGTCCTCGTCGAGACCCGCACCATCACCTCCACCGCCGAGCAGTCCGTCGAAGCCGAGGCCGTCCAGCTCGTCAGCTTCCTCGACAGCAAGCTCGTCGAGCAGCAGGAGGTCACCCCCCAGATCGTCGAGGAGCAGAGCCGTATCGAGCGGTACGCGGTGATCGAGCTCTCGGGCCAGAAGCCCTTCGCGGTGGGCAAGAAGCCGTCCGGCCGGGTGATCCGCGCCGAGGTGTCGGGCGAGCACGGCCAGAGCGTCACGGTCGAGGAGCCGTACTCCGCCGTGTACGAGGAGGTCGGCCGTACCCTCCTGATCATCGGTGCGGTCGCGCTGCTCGCCGTGGTCGCGGCCGTGGTGCTCGCCGTACGCCAGGCGGACCGGCTCGCCTCCCCGCTGACGGATCTCGCCGAGACCGCCGAGCGGCTCGGCTCCGGTGACCCCCGCCCCCGCCACCGGCGGTACGGCGTCCCGGAGCTGGACCGGGTGGCCGATGTGCTGGACTCCAGCGCCGAGCGGATCGCCCGGATGCTGACCGCCGAACGCCGGCTCGCCGCGGACGCCTCCCATCAGCTCCGTACCCCGCTGACCGCGCTGTCGATGCGGCTGGAGGAGATCTCCGCGACCGACGACCCGGAGACGGTCAAGGAGGAGGCGAGCATCGCGCTGACGCAGGTGGAGCGGCTGACGGATGTGGTGGAGCGGCTGCTGACCAATGCCCGCGACCCGCGGGAGGGCTCCGCGCTCGCCTTCGACCTCGACGAGGTCGTCAAACAGCAGATCGAGGAGTGGCGCCCCGCCTACCGCAGCGCCGGCCGGGCCGTGGTCCGCTCCGGCCGGCCGGGGATGCGCGCGGTCGGTACCCCGGGCGCCGTCGCACAGGTGCTGGCAGCGCTCATCGAGAACTCGCTGATGCACGGGGGCGGCACGGTCGCGATCCGTACCCGGGTGGTCGGGAACCAGGCCGTGATCGAAGTGACCGACGAGGGCCCGGGGGTGCCCGCGGATCTGGGCGCCCGGATCTTCGAGCGGACGATCAGCGGCCGGAACTCCACGGGCATCGGCCTGGCGGTGGCGCGGGACCTCGCGGAGGCGGACGGCGGCCGTCTCGAGCTGCTCCAGCAGCATCCGCCGGTGTTCGCGCTGTTCCTGAGCCGGGTGGCCCGTAAGCAGGAGGACGAGCCGCCCACGGTCCGCTGA
- a CDS encoding response regulator transcription factor: protein MTRVLLAEDDASISEPLARALRREGYEVEVREDGPAALDAGLAGGVDLVVLDLGLPGMDGLEVARRLRAEGHTVPILVLTARADEVDTVVGLDAGADDYVTKPFRLAELLARVRALLRRGATEPVPAPATHGVRIDVESHRAWMGEEELQLTAKEFDLLRVLVRDAGRVVTRDQLMREVWDTTWWSSTKTLDMHISWLRKKLGDDAANPRYIATVRGVGFRFEKN, encoded by the coding sequence ATGACGCGTGTACTGCTCGCAGAGGACGACGCATCCATCTCGGAGCCCCTGGCGCGCGCGCTGCGCCGCGAGGGATACGAGGTCGAGGTGCGCGAGGACGGTCCGGCCGCGCTCGACGCGGGGCTCGCGGGCGGCGTGGACCTGGTCGTTCTCGACCTGGGCCTGCCCGGTATGGACGGTCTGGAGGTCGCCCGCCGGCTGCGGGCGGAGGGCCACACGGTGCCGATTCTGGTGCTGACCGCGCGCGCCGACGAGGTCGACACCGTCGTCGGTCTCGACGCGGGCGCCGACGACTACGTCACCAAGCCCTTCCGCCTGGCCGAGCTGCTCGCCCGGGTCCGGGCCCTCCTCCGCCGCGGCGCCACGGAACCGGTCCCCGCGCCCGCGACCCACGGCGTCCGCATCGACGTCGAGTCCCACCGCGCCTGGATGGGCGAGGAGGAGCTGCAGCTCACCGCCAAGGAGTTCGACCTCCTGCGCGTCCTGGTCCGGGACGCGGGCCGGGTCGTCACCCGCGACCAGCTGATGCGCGAGGTCTGGGACACCACCTGGTGGTCCTCCACCAAGACCCTCGACATGCACATCTCCTGGCTCCGCAAAAAACTCGGCGACGACGCGGCGAACCCGCGCTACATCGCGACGGTCCGCGGCGTCGGCTTCCGCTTCGAAAAAAACTGA
- a CDS encoding peptide MFS transporter, producing the protein MASSLTKAPAGSAATERTFLGHPRGLANLFMTEMWERYSFYGMRALLVLYLATEVADGGLGMKDATAVAIYSVYNAMVYLLALPGGWLGDRVWGARKAVAVAGVVIMAGHFMLAVPAQFSFFLGLAFIAAGSGVLKANISTMVGQLYPDKNDSRRDSGFTIFYMGINLGAFVAPLTIGAIGQKVNWHLGFAMAGVGMAIGLLFFFLGYRHLNEESTRVPNPLPAAERTALVKKGLIWLGVAAAAYAVVGLSGNFHIDWVLWPLTVLGLLLPAWYLFRIRRDKDLTQVEQGRMTGYIWFFVAAAVFWAIYDQGGSVLTLFAKNDTQTSLFGFDFPESWFQSLNPLFVMAMAPLFAMLWVWLGRRNKEPNTASKFATALLLIGGSFFVMMLAQGVASGDTKVSPMWLVSVYFMQTVGELCLSPVGLSLTTKLAPEKYSSQMMGVWFLAVTAGSSVIALLQLVGAPTGTEAWFASQGALALLAGVGFFMYRRKVKALMGGVH; encoded by the coding sequence ATGGCGTCAAGCCTGACGAAGGCTCCGGCCGGCTCTGCCGCGACCGAGAGGACCTTCCTCGGCCACCCTCGTGGCCTGGCCAATCTCTTCATGACCGAGATGTGGGAGCGCTACAGCTTCTACGGCATGCGGGCGCTGCTCGTGCTCTACCTGGCCACCGAGGTGGCCGACGGCGGGCTCGGCATGAAGGACGCGACCGCGGTCGCGATCTACTCCGTGTACAACGCCATGGTGTACCTGCTCGCCCTGCCGGGCGGCTGGCTGGGCGACCGGGTCTGGGGCGCCCGCAAGGCGGTGGCGGTCGCCGGTGTGGTGATCATGGCCGGTCACTTCATGCTGGCCGTGCCCGCGCAGTTCTCGTTCTTCCTCGGTCTGGCGTTCATCGCGGCCGGTTCCGGTGTGCTCAAGGCCAATATCTCCACGATGGTCGGCCAGCTGTACCCGGACAAGAACGACTCCCGCCGGGACAGTGGCTTCACGATCTTCTACATGGGCATCAACCTGGGTGCCTTCGTCGCGCCGCTGACCATCGGCGCGATCGGCCAGAAGGTCAACTGGCACCTCGGCTTCGCGATGGCCGGTGTCGGTATGGCGATCGGTCTGCTCTTCTTCTTCCTCGGCTACCGGCACCTCAACGAGGAGTCCACCCGGGTCCCGAACCCGCTGCCCGCCGCCGAGCGGACCGCGCTGGTCAAGAAGGGCCTGATCTGGCTGGGCGTGGCCGCCGCCGCGTACGCCGTGGTGGGTCTGTCGGGCAACTTCCACATCGACTGGGTGCTGTGGCCGCTGACCGTCCTCGGTCTGCTGCTGCCGGCCTGGTACCTGTTCCGGATCCGCCGGGACAAGGACCTGACGCAGGTCGAGCAGGGCCGGATGACCGGCTACATCTGGTTCTTCGTCGCCGCCGCCGTCTTCTGGGCGATCTACGACCAGGGCGGTTCGGTCCTCACCCTGTTCGCCAAGAACGACACGCAGACCTCCCTCTTCGGCTTCGACTTCCCGGAGAGCTGGTTCCAGTCGCTGAACCCGCTGTTCGTGATGGCGATGGCCCCGCTCTTCGCCATGCTGTGGGTGTGGCTGGGCCGCCGTAACAAGGAGCCCAACACGGCGTCGAAGTTCGCGACGGCGCTGCTGCTCATCGGCGGTTCGTTCTTCGTGATGATGCTGGCGCAGGGCGTGGCCTCGGGCGACACCAAGGTCTCCCCGATGTGGCTGGTCTCGGTCTACTTCATGCAGACCGTCGGTGAGCTGTGCCTCTCCCCGGTCGGCCTGTCGCTGACGACGAAGCTGGCGCCGGAGAAGTACTCCTCCCAGATGATGGGTGTCTGGTTCCTCGCGGTCACCGCGGGCAGCTCGGTCATCGCGCTCCTCCAGCTGGTCGGCGCGCCGACGGGTACCGAGGCGTGGTTCGCCAGCCAGGGCGCCCTGGCGCTGCTGGCCGGTGTGGGCTTCTTCATGTACCGCCGGAAGGTCAAGGCGCTCATGGGCGGCGTGCACTGA